A genomic segment from Aegilops tauschii subsp. strangulata cultivar AL8/78 chromosome 1, Aet v6.0, whole genome shotgun sequence encodes:
- the LOC109765583 gene encoding uncharacterized protein isoform X1 codes for MAGRYNRTNYSSYLNDEPMPDATSEKEQGNEYFKQKKFAEAVECYSRSIALSPTAVAFANRAMAYLKLRRFEEAENDCTEALNLDDRYVKAYSRRITARKGLGKLKEAMDDAEFAVSVDANNPELRKQYSEIKALLMEKMAKRSSVQAKHTISEFDKAGDRKNITSHAPSDPQKDSFMEVDLPGRAAAGIRELSGGVSKGGSGVSLKDNNMQQSRDAKQKPGPEISVQELASRAASRYISSTVKSVKTPKTAYDFEVSWRAISDDLTQQIQLLKSIRPERLPEIFKDALSSAFLIDIVKCTASIFRDDAVLAVSILENLAKVSRFDLIIMCLSPMHKSELRKIWGQTFLVETAAPNQVEALRRLQAKYVQGGWHDDMFTMS; via the exons ATGGCTGGTCGGTACAATCGCACAAACTACTCTTCCTACCTGAACGACGAACCAATGCCTGACGCCACTTCAGAAAAGGAACAG GGTAATGAGTACTTCAAGCAGAAGAAGTTTGCTGAAGCGGTTGAGTGCTACTCGAGAAGTATCGCATTGTCGCCGACGGCTGTTGCCTTTGCCAATCGAGCTATGGCGTATCTTAAACTAAGAAG ATTTGAAGAGGCAGAGAATGATTGCACTGAGGCTCTGAATCTGGATGACCGTTATGTTAAAGCATACTCACGCAGAATTACTGCAAGGAAAGGACTTGGGAAGCTTAAGGAAGCAATGGATG ATGCTGAATTTGCTGTAAGTGTCGATGCTAACAATCCAGAATTGAGGAAACAATATTCTGAGATAAAGGCATTACTCATGGAG AAAATGGCCAAGAGAAGTTCAGTTCAAGCTAAGCATACAATTTCTGAATTTGATAAAGCTGGAGATAGAAAAAATATCACTTCTCATGCACCAAGTGATCCCCAGAAG GACAGTTTCATGGAAGTTGATTTGCCTGGGAGAGCTGCGGCTGGGATCAGAGAATTATCAGGTGGTGTGTCCAAAGGAGGATCTGGTGTAAGCCTCAAAGACAATAACATGCAG CAATCTCGAGATGCTAAACAGAAACCTGGGCCAGAAATATCAGTGCAAGAGCTTGCATCACGTGCTGCTTCACGATATATATCCAGCACTGTAAAAAGTGTGAAGACACCAAAGACAGCTTATGATTTTGAGGTTTCTTGGAGAGCTATCTCTGACGACCTTACCCAGCAAATACAATTGTTAAAG TCAATTCGACCAGAGAGACTTCCAGAGATTTTTAAGGATGCACTTTCATCAGCTTTTCTGATTGATATCGTGAAGTGCACAGCCTCAATTTTCCG GGATGATGCAGTGTTAGCAGTTAGCATTTTGGAGAATTTGGCGAAAGTTTCTCGCTTTGACTTGATCATCATGTGCCTCTCACCCATGCATAAATCTG AACTGCGGAAGATATGGGGTCAAACATTCCTTGTCGAAACTGCAGCACCAAATCAAGTTGAAGCCCTCAGGCGGCTGCAAGCCAAATACGTTCAAGGaggatggcatgatgacatgttCACTATGAGCTAA
- the LOC109765583 gene encoding uncharacterized protein isoform X2, with translation MAGRYNRTNYSSYLNDEPMPDATSEKEQGNEYFKQKKFAEAVECYSRSIALSPTAVAFANRAMAYLKLRRFEEAENDCTEALNLDDRYVKAYSRRITARKGLGKLKEAMDDAEFAVSVDANNPELRKQYSEIKALLMEKMAKRSSVQAKHTISEFDKAGDRKNITSHAPSDPQKDSFMEVDLPGRAAAGIRELSGGVSKGGSGVSLKDNNMQKPGPEISVQELASRAASRYISSTVKSVKTPKTAYDFEVSWRAISDDLTQQIQLLKSIRPERLPEIFKDALSSAFLIDIVKCTASIFRDDAVLAVSILENLAKVSRFDLIIMCLSPMHKSELRKIWGQTFLVETAAPNQVEALRRLQAKYVQGGWHDDMFTMS, from the exons ATGGCTGGTCGGTACAATCGCACAAACTACTCTTCCTACCTGAACGACGAACCAATGCCTGACGCCACTTCAGAAAAGGAACAG GGTAATGAGTACTTCAAGCAGAAGAAGTTTGCTGAAGCGGTTGAGTGCTACTCGAGAAGTATCGCATTGTCGCCGACGGCTGTTGCCTTTGCCAATCGAGCTATGGCGTATCTTAAACTAAGAAG ATTTGAAGAGGCAGAGAATGATTGCACTGAGGCTCTGAATCTGGATGACCGTTATGTTAAAGCATACTCACGCAGAATTACTGCAAGGAAAGGACTTGGGAAGCTTAAGGAAGCAATGGATG ATGCTGAATTTGCTGTAAGTGTCGATGCTAACAATCCAGAATTGAGGAAACAATATTCTGAGATAAAGGCATTACTCATGGAG AAAATGGCCAAGAGAAGTTCAGTTCAAGCTAAGCATACAATTTCTGAATTTGATAAAGCTGGAGATAGAAAAAATATCACTTCTCATGCACCAAGTGATCCCCAGAAG GACAGTTTCATGGAAGTTGATTTGCCTGGGAGAGCTGCGGCTGGGATCAGAGAATTATCAGGTGGTGTGTCCAAAGGAGGATCTGGTGTAAGCCTCAAAGACAATAACATGCAG AAACCTGGGCCAGAAATATCAGTGCAAGAGCTTGCATCACGTGCTGCTTCACGATATATATCCAGCACTGTAAAAAGTGTGAAGACACCAAAGACAGCTTATGATTTTGAGGTTTCTTGGAGAGCTATCTCTGACGACCTTACCCAGCAAATACAATTGTTAAAG TCAATTCGACCAGAGAGACTTCCAGAGATTTTTAAGGATGCACTTTCATCAGCTTTTCTGATTGATATCGTGAAGTGCACAGCCTCAATTTTCCG GGATGATGCAGTGTTAGCAGTTAGCATTTTGGAGAATTTGGCGAAAGTTTCTCGCTTTGACTTGATCATCATGTGCCTCTCACCCATGCATAAATCTG AACTGCGGAAGATATGGGGTCAAACATTCCTTGTCGAAACTGCAGCACCAAATCAAGTTGAAGCCCTCAGGCGGCTGCAAGCCAAATACGTTCAAGGaggatggcatgatgacatgttCACTATGAGCTAA